From Serinicoccus profundi, the proteins below share one genomic window:
- a CDS encoding DUF808 domain-containing protein has product MAAGLAALLDDIAAIARVAAASVDDISAAAGRAGAKAAGVIVDDAAVTPRYVTGVDPSRELPMIKTIAIGSLRNKLLFIVPVALLLSIFLPWLLTPILMLGGCYLSYEGAHKVLEWMGVGHDSSHDEPAVEKGPEAEKKVTSGAIRTDFILSAEIMVISLNEVADEPLLNRAIILVVVAIAITALIYGAVALIVKMDDIGLNLAKRESEGAQKFGRGLVKAMPIVLKTLSIVGVVAMLWVGGHILLVGIDELGFHPIYEFVHHAEEVVAGWIPAIAGALAWLTNTFFSAILGLVVGLLIVGIVSVLPIGKKDDEHATAEAH; this is encoded by the coding sequence ATGGCTGCTGGTCTGGCTGCCCTGCTCGACGACATCGCGGCGATCGCCCGTGTCGCTGCCGCGTCCGTCGATGACATCAGCGCGGCCGCGGGCCGCGCGGGAGCCAAGGCTGCCGGGGTCATCGTCGACGACGCCGCGGTGACGCCCCGCTACGTCACCGGCGTGGACCCCAGCCGCGAGCTGCCGATGATCAAGACGATCGCCATCGGCTCGCTGCGCAACAAGCTGCTCTTCATCGTGCCGGTGGCGCTGCTGCTCAGCATCTTCCTGCCGTGGCTGCTCACCCCGATCCTCATGCTCGGCGGGTGCTACCTGTCCTACGAGGGCGCCCACAAGGTGCTGGAGTGGATGGGGGTGGGCCACGACTCCTCGCACGACGAGCCCGCAGTGGAGAAGGGTCCGGAGGCGGAGAAGAAGGTCACCTCCGGGGCGATCCGGACCGACTTCATCCTCTCCGCCGAGATCATGGTCATCTCGCTCAACGAGGTCGCCGACGAGCCGCTGCTCAACCGGGCGATCATCCTCGTGGTCGTGGCGATCGCCATCACCGCGCTCATCTACGGCGCCGTGGCCCTCATCGTCAAGATGGACGACATCGGTCTCAACCTCGCCAAGCGGGAGTCCGAGGGCGCGCAGAAGTTCGGTCGCGGCCTGGTCAAGGCGATGCCGATCGTCCTCAAGACGCTGTCCATCGTCGGCGTCGTCGCCATGCTCTGGGTCGGTGGCCACATCCTGCTGGTCGGCATCGACGAGCTGGGCTTCCACCCGATCTACGAGTTCGTGCACCACGCCGAGGAGGTCGTCGCGGGCTGGATCCCGGCGATCGCCGGCGCGCTGGCCTGGCTGACCAACACCTTCTTCTCGGCCATCCTCGGCCTCGTGGTCGGCCTGCTCATCGTCGGCATCGTCTCGGTGCTGCCGATCGGCAAGAAGGACGACGAGCACGCCACCGCCGAGGCGCACTGA
- a CDS encoding alpha/beta fold hydrolase, which translates to MATTDPSPRHRIHDPARDAGQHPVGLPARALPGLDPQWSRVVLADDADGRTRRWHVLDNGPQLEAAGVPVHTTVLAVHGNPTWSYLWRRVLDEAPTGWRVVAVDQLGMGWSERPGRPRTLAQRVDDLGGLTDALGLTGPVVTLAHDWGGPISLGWALAHRAQLAGVVLTNTAVHQPSDEASPAVIRLARAPMLLAQVCRTTPAFVRATTALSRPSLPREVRDAFAAPYSGAARRDGVADFVRDIPFEPDHPSRATLDAIAAGTATLDVPALLVWGPRDPVFSQRYLEDLMRRLPHAQVQRYAHASHLVLEDAPEGVGVIWAWLQQHVPVAARAVANPATDDASAAADAEPPTLPVRVDAGRPQETAVVELGGAGRRITFGELATRVDDVARALAARGISRGDRVAVLVPPGIDLTTIVYALWRLGAVVVVADAGLGLGRLGAALRGAGPRHVIGIRTALVLAAATRVPGQRLLVTPDGSTLDELAAEGVPGGEQVSLPEESELDPDADGAVLFTSGATGPPKGVVYTRRRLGAQVALLREAFGFGPQERFVAAFAPFALYGPALGLPSAVPDMDVTAPHTLTAAALADAVEAVDATMVFAAPAALRNVVATGGGLTDGQRAVLARPRLVLSAGAPVPVELLRQVKLLLSSAQTQTPYGMTEALPVASLDPTTLTAAEAQGQAGVCVGRPLPRVEVAIAPLDSSGAPAEELRTEAGVVGEIVVRGPHVKERYDRQWAAQRASERPSGWHRTGDVGQLDAAGRLWVHGRLAHVLTTADGPVTPYPVEDRVRAVPGLADVAVVGVGPRGAQLVVVVVVPTERAGMLTRVRGSASGPRVLAPAGLAERVRERAGVPVAAVLVRDWLPVDVRHASKVDRGALADWADGILHGRSLRERLPGAAGRPVRAPRTRSR; encoded by the coding sequence GTGGCCACCACTGACCCCTCCCCCCGCCACCGCATCCACGACCCCGCGCGCGACGCCGGCCAGCACCCGGTCGGCCTGCCGGCCCGGGCGCTCCCGGGGCTGGACCCCCAGTGGTCGCGGGTCGTCCTCGCCGACGACGCCGACGGCCGGACCCGCCGGTGGCACGTGCTCGACAACGGCCCTCAGCTCGAGGCCGCCGGGGTGCCGGTGCACACCACCGTGCTCGCCGTGCACGGCAACCCCACGTGGTCCTACCTCTGGCGCCGGGTCCTGGACGAGGCGCCGACGGGGTGGCGGGTGGTCGCGGTCGACCAGCTCGGCATGGGCTGGTCGGAGCGACCGGGCCGACCGCGGACCCTCGCGCAGCGGGTCGACGACCTCGGCGGGCTCACCGACGCCCTCGGCCTGACCGGCCCCGTCGTCACGCTCGCCCACGACTGGGGCGGGCCGATCAGCCTCGGGTGGGCACTGGCCCACCGCGCTCAGCTGGCCGGGGTCGTCCTCACCAACACCGCCGTCCACCAACCGAGCGACGAGGCCTCGCCCGCGGTCATCCGGCTGGCGCGCGCCCCGATGCTGCTGGCCCAGGTCTGCCGCACCACGCCCGCCTTCGTCCGGGCCACCACCGCCCTGTCGCGGCCGTCGCTGCCCCGCGAGGTCCGCGACGCCTTTGCCGCCCCCTACTCCGGCGCCGCCCGACGCGACGGGGTCGCGGACTTCGTGCGCGACATACCCTTCGAGCCCGATCACCCGAGCCGGGCCACGCTCGACGCGATCGCAGCGGGCACGGCGACCCTCGACGTGCCGGCCCTGCTGGTGTGGGGACCGCGCGACCCGGTGTTCTCCCAGCGCTACCTCGAGGACCTGATGCGGCGCCTGCCGCACGCACAGGTGCAGCGGTATGCCCACGCCTCGCACCTCGTGCTCGAGGACGCCCCGGAGGGGGTCGGGGTGATCTGGGCCTGGCTGCAGCAGCACGTGCCGGTCGCGGCGAGGGCCGTCGCGAACCCGGCCACCGACGATGCCTCCGCGGCTGCCGACGCAGAGCCGCCGACGCTGCCCGTGCGCGTCGACGCCGGACGCCCGCAGGAGACGGCCGTCGTCGAGCTGGGCGGCGCGGGGCGCCGCATCACCTTCGGCGAGCTCGCGACGCGGGTCGACGACGTGGCCCGTGCCCTGGCGGCCCGCGGGATCTCACGCGGCGATCGTGTCGCCGTCCTCGTGCCGCCGGGCATCGACCTGACCACGATCGTGTATGCCCTCTGGCGGCTCGGGGCGGTCGTCGTCGTGGCGGACGCCGGGCTCGGCCTGGGTCGCCTGGGGGCGGCGCTGCGGGGAGCCGGTCCGCGCCACGTCATCGGGATCCGGACGGCCCTCGTGCTTGCGGCCGCGACCCGCGTGCCGGGGCAGCGGCTGCTCGTGACCCCCGACGGCAGCACGCTCGACGAGCTGGCCGCCGAGGGCGTGCCGGGCGGTGAGCAGGTCTCGCTGCCGGAAGAGAGCGAGCTCGACCCCGACGCCGACGGTGCGGTGCTCTTCACCTCCGGGGCGACCGGCCCGCCCAAGGGCGTGGTCTACACCCGGCGGCGGCTGGGCGCGCAGGTCGCGCTGCTGCGCGAGGCCTTCGGCTTCGGGCCGCAGGAGCGCTTCGTCGCCGCCTTCGCGCCGTTCGCGCTCTACGGGCCGGCCCTGGGGCTGCCCAGCGCCGTGCCCGACATGGACGTCACCGCGCCACATACCCTCACCGCTGCGGCCCTCGCGGACGCGGTCGAGGCGGTGGACGCGACGATGGTCTTCGCCGCGCCCGCCGCGCTGCGCAACGTCGTCGCCACCGGTGGTGGCCTCACCGACGGGCAGCGTGCCGTGCTGGCGCGGCCCCGGCTCGTGCTGTCGGCGGGCGCGCCGGTGCCGGTCGAGCTGTTGCGCCAGGTCAAGTTGCTGCTGTCCTCGGCGCAGACCCAGACGCCCTACGGCATGACCGAGGCGCTGCCGGTGGCCAGCCTGGACCCGACCACCCTCACGGCGGCCGAGGCGCAGGGCCAGGCGGGGGTGTGCGTCGGCCGACCGCTGCCGCGCGTGGAGGTGGCCATCGCGCCGCTGGACTCCTCCGGCGCGCCGGCCGAGGAGCTCCGCACCGAGGCCGGGGTGGTCGGCGAGATCGTCGTGCGCGGGCCACACGTCAAGGAGCGCTACGACCGGCAGTGGGCGGCGCAGCGGGCCAGCGAGCGACCGAGCGGGTGGCACCGGACGGGCGACGTCGGCCAGCTGGACGCTGCGGGCCGCCTGTGGGTGCACGGCCGTCTCGCGCACGTCCTGACCACGGCGGACGGCCCCGTCACGCCCTACCCGGTCGAGGACCGCGTGCGCGCCGTGCCCGGCCTGGCCGACGTCGCCGTCGTCGGGGTCGGGCCCCGCGGCGCGCAGCTCGTCGTGGTCGTCGTGGTGCCGACCGAGCGCGCAGGGATGCTCACCCGGGTGCGCGGGTCGGCCTCCGGGCCGCGGGTCCTGGCGCCGGCCGGCCTGGCCGAGCGGGTGCGGGAGCGGGCCGGGGTGCCGGTCGCGGCCGTCCTCGTGCGCGACTGGCTGCCGGTCGACGTGCGCCACGCGAGCAAGGTCGACCGCGGCGCGCTGGCGGACTGGGCCGACGGCATACTCCACGGTCGCAGCCTGCGTGAGCGCCTGCCCGGCGCGGCGGGGCGTCCGGTTCGCGCGCCCCGGACGAGAAGCCGTTGA
- a CDS encoding acetyl-CoA C-acetyltransferase, with product MAEAVIVAAARTPIGRAFKGSLTSVRPDDLAAGVIRSALEQVPGLDPHDVEDLYLGCAEPWGEHGFNMARIVSVLLGLDDVPGATVNRFCASSVQTTRQAFHAIKAGEGDIFISAGVECVSRYADFSGAGGGKESWRNPLFGDAVARTEAMAASNDTWTDPRAEGLLPDAYIAMGQTAENVATSLGISRERQDEWGVSSQNRAEAAIAAGVFEREIAPVTLADGTVVSTDDGPRAGVTLEKVSQLQPVFRENGTVTAGNCCPLNDGAAALVVMSDTRAKELGLTPLARVVSTGVSALSPEIMGLGPVEASRQALARAGMSIGDLDLYEINEAFAVQVLGSADELGMDYDKLNVHGGAIALGHPFGSTGARISTTLINALQTRDGQFGLETMCVGGGQGMAMVIERLS from the coding sequence ATGGCTGAGGCCGTCATCGTCGCTGCCGCCCGCACCCCGATCGGGCGCGCGTTCAAGGGGTCGCTGACCTCCGTCCGCCCCGACGACCTCGCGGCGGGGGTGATCCGGTCGGCGCTGGAGCAGGTCCCGGGCCTGGATCCGCACGACGTCGAGGACCTCTACCTCGGCTGCGCCGAGCCCTGGGGCGAACACGGCTTCAACATGGCCCGCATCGTCAGCGTGCTGCTCGGCCTCGACGACGTGCCGGGCGCGACGGTCAACCGCTTCTGCGCCAGCTCGGTGCAGACGACGCGTCAGGCGTTCCACGCCATCAAGGCCGGCGAGGGTGACATCTTCATCAGCGCCGGGGTCGAGTGCGTGTCGCGGTATGCCGACTTCTCCGGCGCCGGTGGCGGCAAGGAGAGCTGGCGCAACCCGCTGTTCGGCGACGCGGTCGCCCGCACCGAGGCGATGGCCGCGAGCAACGACACCTGGACCGACCCGCGCGCCGAGGGACTGCTCCCCGACGCCTACATCGCGATGGGCCAGACGGCCGAGAACGTCGCCACCTCCCTCGGCATCTCCCGCGAGCGCCAGGACGAGTGGGGCGTGAGCAGCCAGAACCGCGCCGAGGCCGCCATCGCGGCCGGCGTCTTCGAGCGGGAGATCGCGCCCGTCACCCTCGCCGACGGCACCGTCGTCAGCACCGACGACGGGCCGCGCGCGGGCGTCACCCTGGAGAAGGTCAGCCAGCTGCAGCCGGTCTTCCGCGAGAACGGCACCGTCACCGCCGGCAACTGCTGCCCGCTCAACGACGGCGCCGCGGCGCTAGTCGTCATGAGCGACACCCGCGCGAAGGAGCTCGGGCTCACCCCGCTGGCCCGGGTCGTCTCCACCGGCGTCTCGGCCCTCTCCCCCGAGATCATGGGCCTGGGTCCGGTCGAGGCGTCCCGTCAGGCGCTCGCCCGCGCCGGGATGTCGATCGGAGACCTCGACCTCTACGAGATCAACGAGGCCTTCGCCGTGCAGGTCCTGGGCTCGGCCGACGAGCTCGGGATGGACTACGACAAGCTCAACGTGCACGGTGGCGCGATCGCGCTGGGGCACCCGTTCGGCTCCACCGGCGCCCGCATCTCGACCACCCTCATCAACGCCCTCCAGACCCGTGACGGGCAGTTCGGCCTCGAGACGATGTGCGTCGGCGGCGGTCAGGGCATGGCGATGGTCATCGAGCGTCTCTCCTGA
- a CDS encoding NAD-dependent epimerase/dehydratase family protein yields MGAREAGAGAGRRVLVTGASGMLGGAVADLLAERGWDVTVMQRRTAGRRHRESLGDIRDAEAVARAVRGQDAVVHLAAKVDVVGPWRDFVDVNVRGTRRVIEALRSQGGGAMVQVSSPSVAHTGRSLAGSGAGAATPMRARGHYARTKAAAELFALEADSTDLAVTALRPHLVWGPGDTQLVGRIVERAHQGRLALVGSGTALVDTTYADNAAAAIVAGLERIEVAHGQALVVTNGEPRPIGELIADICRAVGAPPPRLHLPAGLAWGLGAVVEGAVALSERVPGLPAITQPPMTRFLAEQLSTAHWFDQRQTREVLDWRPTVSIDDGLTRL; encoded by the coding sequence ATGGGCGCTCGAGAGGCCGGCGCTGGCGCCGGACGTCGGGTGCTCGTCACCGGTGCGAGCGGCATGCTCGGCGGCGCCGTCGCCGACCTGCTCGCCGAGCGCGGGTGGGACGTGACCGTCATGCAGCGGCGCACGGCCGGCCGGCGGCACCGGGAGTCGCTCGGGGATATCCGGGACGCCGAGGCGGTCGCTCGGGCGGTCCGTGGTCAGGACGCCGTCGTGCACCTCGCCGCCAAGGTCGACGTGGTCGGCCCCTGGCGCGACTTCGTCGACGTCAACGTGCGCGGCACCCGCCGGGTCATCGAAGCCCTGCGCTCGCAGGGCGGCGGCGCGATGGTGCAGGTCAGCTCGCCGTCCGTGGCCCACACGGGGCGGTCGCTGGCCGGGTCCGGCGCCGGGGCGGCCACCCCGATGCGCGCGCGGGGACACTACGCCCGCACCAAGGCGGCGGCCGAGCTCTTCGCGCTGGAGGCGGACAGCACCGACCTGGCCGTGACCGCGCTCCGCCCGCACCTCGTCTGGGGCCCGGGTGACACCCAGCTGGTGGGTCGGATCGTCGAGCGCGCGCACCAGGGCCGGCTCGCGCTGGTCGGCTCGGGCACGGCGCTCGTGGACACGACCTACGCCGACAACGCGGCCGCCGCGATCGTCGCCGGGCTCGAGCGGATCGAGGTCGCCCACGGCCAGGCGCTCGTCGTCACCAATGGCGAGCCGCGCCCCATCGGTGAGCTCATCGCCGACATCTGCCGGGCCGTGGGTGCGCCTCCCCCACGTCTGCACCTGCCGGCCGGCCTCGCCTGGGGCCTCGGCGCGGTCGTCGAGGGTGCGGTGGCGCTCTCCGAGCGGGTGCCGGGCCTGCCGGCCATCACCCAGCCGCCGATGACGCGCTTCCTCGCCGAACAGCTCTCGACGGCGCACTGGTTCGACCAGCGGCAGACCCGCGAGGTCCTCGACTGGCGGCCGACCGTGAGTATCGACGACGGCCTCACGAGGCTCTGA